The DNA segment ACTACAAACGGAGGAGTAGGAGTGGAATTTCAGGACAGATACGGAGTTTTCCTGACAGGACAGTATAAAACAGCAGGCAGCAACAAGGAAGAAGACTATCAGGTAGGATTGAATCTGAAAGTAGCATTTTAAAAAAATAAATATATTTTGGAACTAAGCATATTTATTTGAATGAAGAAAAGTGGAATTATCTGAACAAAAAGATATTTATACTTTTCTTCTAAATAATAAAAATTTATAAAGTGATTTATTTCTTAAAAATCATATAAATCAACATCCCAAATGAGCTGAAAAGCTCATTTTTAATATAGAATTTGTAAATAGACAGAATGAAATACTTTTGGGATAAAATTCAAACAAGACTTTTTTACAGAAAAATCACAATAATATGATAAACTCCATTTGGAAATAATATTTTTAGAGCAGTAATTAAAGATTAAACGGGGGACAATACTTCAAGTATTTATTACACTGAATTTTAAAACAACATAATAAAAAGACACCATATAGTATTTATAAAACATGGTGTCTTTTTTTGTTATCAAATTACTTTTTCAATTAATATATATTTTTCATTATTTTTTAGAAAAATTATTTCTTTGTAAATTCATCAAGTAATATGTTTAATGTAGCGGTATAATCAGCACGAAGATCATTTTTCCCCATATTCATACACCAGTCAAATGTAGCTCCGCGCAATGATGAGTAAATAACTCTGTAAACATAATCAATATCATATTTTGAGTTAAAGTAACCACCTTCAAATGCCTCGGAAATATAAACTCTCAAAAAAGTGTCAAGTGCACCCGGAGGAGCAGCAAACATCTCATTTTCCAAAGACAGTGAAAGAAAATATTTAACAAATTTATAGCCGTAATACAATATAAAATCCAGATATATGTCTATTATAATAACGATTTTTTCCACAGGAAGCTTGTTATCAGTACGTTCAAGCACTAATTTCATTGACTCGGCTCCAAGTTTCAGATGATATATCTTAAATAATTTATCTTTTGATCCTATATAACGGTAAAATGCTCCTATTGATATACCGGCTAGCTGGCAGATTTCCCTGATGGAAATATCTTCGTAGTCTTTTTGTTTGAATAATTCTTCAGCAGCTGCGATTATTTTATTCTTTGTTTCATTATCACCCATAAAATTGCCCCTTTCTACAATATAAATATATTATACCATATTTAAAAGATATAAATAAGAGCATTGTTCACGTTAAAAAGAATAAATTTTATATTTTAAAGTTTATTGTTTTTTAAATTTATTAATAAGTATATCAAATGTTAATGAAAAATCCTCCTTTAAATCAGAAGTTCCTTTATATGTACACCAGTCAAACACTGTTCCTCTTATAGAAGAATAGAGGGCTTTGAAAATATAATCAATATCATAGTTTTCATTGAATTCTCCGTTTTTTGCAGCTTCATCAACATAATTTCTTAAGAAAGTATGTAATGTTTTCGGCGGAGTAGAAAATGCTTTTTTTTCTAGTGAAAGTATAAGAAAAAGAGCAGTACATTTATATCCATATGGTGTTAGTATGAAAAAGTGGACACAAAAATCTTGATTGTGTAAACTAATTGAGAGAAGGCAGGTGTCCGAAA comes from the Sebaldella sp. S0638 genome and includes:
- a CDS encoding TetR/AcrR family transcriptional regulator, whose amino-acid sequence is MGDNETKNKIIAAAEELFKQKDYEDISIREICQLAGISIGAFYRYIGSKDKLFKIYHLKLGAESMKLVLERTDNKLPVEKIVIIIDIYLDFILYYGYKFVKYFLSLSLENEMFAAPPGALDTFLRVYISEAFEGGYFNSKYDIDYVYRVIYSSLRGATFDWCMNMGKNDLRADYTATLNILLDEFTKK